One region of Micromonospora lupini genomic DNA includes:
- a CDS encoding helix-turn-helix domain-containing protein encodes MPIIVRIDVELAKRKMSVGEFAERVGLTPANVAVLKNGRAKAVRFSTLEAMCRVLDCQPGDLLEWVEEETP; translated from the coding sequence ATGCCCATCATCGTCCGCATCGACGTCGAGTTGGCCAAGCGCAAGATGAGCGTCGGCGAGTTCGCCGAGCGCGTCGGCCTCACCCCGGCGAACGTGGCGGTGCTGAAGAACGGCCGCGCCAAGGCCGTCCGCTTCAGCACCCTGGAAGCGATGTGCCGGGTGCTCGACTGCCAGCCCGGAGACCTGCTCGAGTGGGTCGAGGAGGAAACCCCGTGA
- a CDS encoding DUF2975 domain-containing protein, whose product MFVERRAVAALRVFLVVLFVVLVGFQSFSLPGQFAHMAQESPEHAYLRWPLTAVTVFWVLCVQVVIVSTWKLLSLVKDDRIFTEASLRWVDLIVWAVGAGWVVLVGVFLYVGFNADDPGGPILLFLLTMGVTVLGLLMVVMRALLRQATTLRTDMEAVI is encoded by the coding sequence ATGTTTGTTGAACGTCGAGCGGTAGCCGCTCTCCGCGTCTTTCTCGTGGTGCTGTTCGTGGTCCTGGTCGGGTTCCAGAGCTTCTCGCTGCCGGGGCAGTTCGCGCACATGGCCCAGGAGTCACCCGAGCACGCCTACCTCCGGTGGCCGCTGACCGCCGTGACGGTCTTCTGGGTGCTGTGCGTCCAGGTGGTGATCGTGTCCACCTGGAAGTTGCTCAGCCTGGTCAAGGACGACCGCATCTTCACCGAGGCGTCCCTGAGGTGGGTCGACCTGATCGTCTGGGCCGTCGGCGCGGGGTGGGTGGTGCTGGTGGGCGTCTTCCTCTACGTCGGCTTCAACGCGGACGACCCGGGCGGCCCGATCCTGCTGTTCCTGTTGACGATGGGCGTCACGGTGCTCGGGCTCCTCATGGTGGTGATGCGGGCGCTGCTGCGGCAGGCCACCACGCTGCGGACCGACATGGAGGCGGTGATCTGA
- a CDS encoding DUF7677 family protein, with protein sequence MAVRCDRQVARTSFHLSRGASGAIRRFAGWVARGSVGHLMLEGINYCSTCTALGSFLPENRTSLLGRSSSTDR encoded by the coding sequence ATCGCCGTCCGGTGTGACCGTCAGGTTGCGCGCACGTCTTTCCACCTGAGCCGGGGTGCATCGGGAGCGATCCGTCGCTTCGCCGGATGGGTCGCGCGTGGCTCGGTCGGCCACCTCATGCTGGAGGGAATCAACTACTGCTCTACCTGTACCGCACTGGGAAGCTTCCTCCCGGAGAACCGGACCTCGCTTCTTGGGAGGTCTAGCTCCACTGACCGATGA
- a CDS encoding HNH endonuclease signature motif containing protein, giving the protein MIDELARAESAVAACADAAAWALSENDLIATIDATHRLQQRLAAVQVAAVRELDGRGVAVAQGASSTAVWLRHRLRLDVAAARRLVGLAASLDVAPPGVRAALADGAVSVEQARVIAETAATVTASAGAKVADRAVGVLVEWAEQFDPTLLRRMGARILDHVAPDLADAAAAAALAAEDARATRDRHVTVSEQTGGRLRLAGTLDAEAAALLRAVIDPLSAPAGPDDTRCAGQRRHDALADVCRLALRTGELPETGGDPAQIVVTTGYDGLTRQLGSGALDVGLRLTPDAVRRLACDAAILPAVLGGAGQVLDVGRQRRLVSGPLRRALVLRDGGCAFPGCDRPPRWCAAHHMRHWVDGGPTSLDNAVLLCGHHHRHVHRSDWAVRLGGDGHPEFVPPAWLDPEQLPRRNLYHRRT; this is encoded by the coding sequence GTGATCGATGAGTTGGCGCGGGCGGAGAGTGCGGTGGCGGCATGCGCCGACGCTGCCGCCTGGGCCCTCTCCGAGAATGACCTGATCGCGACGATCGATGCCACTCACCGGCTGCAACAACGTTTGGCCGCGGTGCAGGTGGCGGCCGTTCGCGAGCTGGACGGCCGGGGCGTCGCGGTCGCGCAGGGCGCGTCCTCGACGGCGGTGTGGCTGCGCCACCGCCTGCGCCTCGACGTCGCCGCCGCCCGTCGACTGGTCGGGCTCGCCGCCTCGCTCGACGTGGCACCGCCTGGTGTGCGGGCCGCCCTGGCGGATGGGGCGGTCAGCGTGGAGCAGGCCCGGGTCATCGCCGAGACGGCCGCCACGGTGACGGCCTCGGCGGGCGCCAAGGTCGCCGACAGGGCCGTCGGCGTGCTGGTCGAGTGGGCCGAGCAGTTCGATCCCACCCTGCTGCGCCGGATGGGCGCCCGGATCCTCGACCACGTCGCCCCCGACCTCGCCGACGCCGCCGCCGCGGCGGCCCTCGCCGCCGAGGATGCGCGCGCAACCCGTGACCGGCACGTCACCGTCTCCGAGCAGACCGGTGGGCGGCTACGGCTCGCCGGCACCCTGGACGCGGAGGCCGCCGCGCTGCTACGCGCCGTCATCGACCCCCTCAGCGCGCCCGCCGGCCCCGACGACACCCGCTGCGCCGGGCAGCGTCGCCACGACGCCCTCGCGGACGTGTGCCGGCTGGCGCTGCGCACCGGTGAGCTGCCCGAGACCGGCGGCGATCCGGCCCAGATCGTCGTCACCACCGGCTACGACGGGCTGACCCGACAGCTGGGGTCCGGTGCCCTCGACGTCGGCCTGCGACTCACCCCCGACGCGGTGCGCCGGCTCGCCTGCGACGCGGCGATTCTGCCCGCCGTGCTCGGCGGCGCCGGCCAGGTCCTCGACGTGGGGCGGCAACGCCGCCTCGTCAGCGGTCCGCTGCGTCGGGCACTCGTGCTGCGCGACGGCGGCTGCGCCTTTCCGGGCTGCGACCGGCCGCCGCGCTGGTGCGCCGCCCACCACATGCGGCATTGGGTCGACGGCGGCCCGACAAGCCTCGACAACGCCGTCCTGCTCTGCGGCCACCACCACCGGCACGTCCACCGGAGCGACTGGGCGGTCCGTCTCGGCGGAGACGGCCACCCGGAGTTCGTACCGCCGGCCTGGCTGGACCCGGAGCAACTGCCGCGCCGCAACCTCTACCACCGACGAACATGA
- the ligD gene encoding non-homologous end-joining DNA ligase, with the protein MGGTKAAVAEVEVAGHTVRLSSPDRVIFPQRGFTKADVFHYYLAVGDGIMRALRDRPTTLQRFPEGVEGEAFFQKRVPTRGVPPWVTTAQITFPSGRSAAELCPADLAHVAWAAQMGTIVFHPWPVRAADVDRPDELRIDLDPQPGTDFADAARAAGEVRALLDELGATGWPKTSGGRGVHVYLRIQPRWTFTEVRRATIALAREVERRNPDLVTTAWWKEERGTRVFVDYNQMARDRTIACAYSLRANARATVSTPVTWDELPDVDPDDFDLRSVPTRLAEQGDPHAGIDDAPWDITPLLEWADRDASAGQGDLSYPPDHPKMPGEPKRVQPSRAKRTPDDESA; encoded by the coding sequence ATGGGTGGCACCAAGGCAGCAGTCGCCGAGGTCGAGGTGGCCGGGCACACCGTACGGCTGAGCAGTCCGGACCGGGTGATCTTCCCGCAGCGGGGGTTCACCAAGGCGGACGTCTTCCACTACTACCTCGCGGTCGGCGACGGCATCATGCGCGCCCTGCGGGACCGGCCCACCACGCTGCAACGCTTCCCCGAGGGCGTCGAGGGTGAGGCGTTCTTCCAGAAGCGCGTGCCCACCCGTGGCGTGCCGCCGTGGGTGACCACCGCCCAGATCACCTTCCCGAGCGGTCGCAGCGCCGCGGAGCTGTGCCCGGCCGACCTGGCGCACGTGGCCTGGGCGGCCCAGATGGGCACGATCGTGTTCCACCCGTGGCCGGTGCGCGCCGCCGACGTGGACCGCCCCGACGAGCTGCGCATCGACCTCGACCCGCAGCCCGGCACCGACTTCGCCGACGCGGCGCGGGCCGCCGGGGAGGTCCGCGCGCTCCTCGACGAGCTGGGCGCGACCGGCTGGCCGAAGACCTCCGGCGGTCGCGGTGTGCACGTCTACCTGCGTATCCAACCCCGCTGGACGTTCACCGAGGTGCGCCGGGCCACCATCGCGCTGGCCCGGGAGGTGGAGCGCCGCAACCCCGACCTGGTGACCACCGCCTGGTGGAAGGAGGAGCGCGGAACCCGGGTCTTCGTCGACTACAACCAGATGGCCCGCGACCGCACGATCGCCTGCGCGTACTCGCTGCGGGCCAACGCCCGGGCCACCGTCTCCACCCCGGTCACCTGGGACGAGCTGCCCGACGTCGACCCGGACGACTTCGACCTGCGCAGCGTCCCGACCCGGCTCGCCGAGCAGGGCGATCCGCACGCCGGCATCGACGACGCACCGTGGGACATCACGCCGCTGCTGGAGTGGGCCGACCGCGACGCCTCCGCCGGCCAGGGCGACCTGTCGTACCCGCCGGACCATCCGAAGATGCCCGGCGAGCCCAAGCGGGTGCAGCCCAGCCGCGCCAAGCGCACCCCCGACGACGAGAGCGCCTGA
- the msrB gene encoding peptide-methionine (R)-S-oxide reductase MsrB — MSLDDNNLPKTEDEWRVRLSPEEFHVLREAGTERPWVGEYVDTKTQGVYHCRACGLELFSSDTKFDSHCGWPSFDDAIPGRVKEIEDRSLGMARTEIRCARCDSHLGHVFHGEGFTPKDTRHCVNSISVRLEPR, encoded by the coding sequence GTGAGTCTTGACGACAACAACCTGCCCAAGACCGAGGACGAGTGGCGTGTCCGCCTGAGCCCGGAGGAGTTCCACGTCCTGCGGGAGGCCGGCACCGAGCGTCCGTGGGTCGGCGAGTACGTGGACACCAAGACCCAGGGGGTCTACCACTGTCGCGCCTGCGGCCTGGAACTCTTCTCCAGCGACACCAAGTTCGACTCGCACTGCGGGTGGCCGAGCTTCGACGACGCCATCCCGGGCCGGGTCAAGGAGATCGAGGACCGCAGCCTCGGCATGGCCCGTACGGAGATCCGCTGCGCCCGCTGCGACAGTCACCTCGGGCACGTGTTCCACGGCGAGGGTTTCACTCCGAAGGACACCCGGCACTGCGTCAACTCGATCTCCGTCCGCCTGGAACCGCGCTGA
- a CDS encoding DUF305 domain-containing protein, which yields MPRVHLLSWLVTASLLAACAGPSPHPAAPASPAGSAAAGSSAAGAELSGIDVVFLSTMVGHSERTLQIVRLARDRLRDDALRTLAAAVEATEADELSAMRGWLPTAGPGTGAAGHDHAGHGDDTALDRLRAASDADVDRVLREVLAEHQRAAADLARAQVDVGRDERVRDLARRIERSRTAEVELLQGYAAQISAVPGGRRSS from the coding sequence ATGCCCCGCGTACACCTGCTGTCGTGGCTGGTCACGGCGTCGCTGCTCGCCGCCTGCGCCGGGCCGTCCCCGCACCCGGCGGCTCCCGCGTCCCCGGCCGGGTCCGCTGCGGCGGGGTCCTCGGCCGCCGGGGCCGAGCTGAGCGGCATCGACGTGGTGTTCCTGAGCACGATGGTCGGGCACAGCGAACGCACGCTGCAGATCGTCCGGCTGGCCCGGGACCGGCTGCGCGACGACGCGCTGCGTACCCTGGCCGCCGCGGTCGAGGCGACCGAGGCCGACGAGCTGTCGGCCATGCGCGGCTGGCTGCCCACCGCCGGGCCGGGCACCGGCGCGGCCGGGCACGACCACGCCGGGCACGGTGACGACACCGCGCTCGACCGGCTGCGGGCCGCGTCGGACGCCGACGTCGACCGGGTGCTACGCGAGGTCCTCGCCGAGCACCAGCGGGCCGCCGCCGACCTGGCCCGGGCCCAGGTCGACGTCGGCCGCGACGAGCGGGTCCGCGACCTGGCCCGGCGGATCGAGCGGTCCCGGACCGCCGAGGTCGAGCTGCTCCAGGGGTACGCGGCTCAGATCAGCGCGGTTCCAGGCGGACGGAGATCGAGTTGA
- a CDS encoding lytic polysaccharide monooxygenase, with protein sequence MRRRITVPLVAAGAVAATLTVAAPAQAHGYVSAPPSRQALCAQGRVPDCGQIRYEPQSVEGPKGLKSCNAGIAQFAVLNDDSRGWPATSVGSSLTFTWVNTARHATSNWEYWIGNTRVGVVNGNGQQPGATVSHTVNLGGFSGRQKILAVWNISDTANAFYSCIDVQIGGGGSTPTPTPTPTTSPTPRPTTSPTTAPTTPPATGGSWTSGRAYQVGDQVTYGGLTYRCRQAHTAIPGWEPPNVPALWQQV encoded by the coding sequence ATGCGTCGAAGAATCACCGTCCCGCTGGTGGCGGCGGGCGCTGTCGCCGCCACCCTCACCGTCGCCGCGCCCGCCCAGGCGCACGGCTACGTCTCCGCCCCACCGAGCCGGCAGGCGCTCTGCGCGCAGGGCCGGGTGCCCGATTGCGGGCAGATCAGGTACGAGCCGCAGAGCGTGGAGGGGCCCAAGGGCCTCAAGAGCTGCAACGCCGGGATCGCCCAGTTCGCCGTCCTCAACGACGACAGTCGGGGCTGGCCGGCCACGTCGGTCGGCAGCTCGCTGACCTTCACCTGGGTGAACACCGCCCGGCACGCCACAAGCAACTGGGAGTACTGGATCGGCAACACCCGCGTCGGCGTGGTCAACGGCAACGGGCAGCAGCCGGGCGCGACGGTCTCGCACACAGTCAACCTGGGCGGCTTCTCCGGCCGGCAGAAGATCCTCGCGGTGTGGAACATCTCCGACACCGCGAACGCCTTCTACTCCTGCATCGACGTGCAGATCGGCGGCGGCGGGTCGACGCCCACCCCCACCCCCACCCCGACCACCTCACCCACGCCCCGACCCACCACCAGCCCGACCACCGCGCCGACGACGCCACCCGCCACGGGCGGCAGTTGGACGAGCGGACGGGCGTACCAGGTCGGCGACCAGGTCACCTACGGCGGACTGACGTACCGCTGCCGGCAGGCCCACACGGCGATCCCCGGCTGGGAGCCGCCGAACGTGCCGGCGCTCTGGCAGCAGGTCTGA
- a CDS encoding isoamylase early set domain-containing protein, which produces MIKRNKLFGSQTRVTFCLPRDAPPGPVSVVGSFNDWEPGRHELVSRRDGTRTVTVKLGPGEYRFRYLASGGVWLDDETADEVDDRGSLLRL; this is translated from the coding sequence ATGATCAAACGCAACAAGCTCTTCGGTAGTCAGACCCGGGTGACCTTCTGCCTCCCCCGGGACGCGCCGCCCGGCCCGGTGAGCGTGGTGGGCTCCTTCAACGACTGGGAGCCCGGCCGGCACGAGCTGGTCTCCCGCCGCGACGGCACCCGGACGGTGACCGTGAAGCTCGGCCCGGGGGAGTATCGGTTCCGCTATCTCGCCAGCGGCGGGGTCTGGCTCGACGACGAGACGGCCGACGAGGTCGACGACCGCGGCAGCCTGCTGCGACTCTGA
- a CDS encoding GNAT family N-acetyltransferase, producing the protein MPQQTTEVLSAPFADLDARTFHDLLKLRIDVFVVEQHCPYPELDGRDVEPGTRHLWLTDGGAPLAYLRILADPDGVARIGRVVVAPAARGGGQAGRLMTAALDLVGDRPCVLEAQSHLVGFYTRHGFAVSGPEYVEDGIPHTPMRRTAGPAPTTPTIDV; encoded by the coding sequence GTGCCCCAGCAGACCACCGAGGTCCTTTCGGCCCCCTTCGCCGACCTGGACGCCCGCACCTTCCACGACCTGCTCAAGCTGCGCATCGACGTGTTCGTGGTGGAGCAGCACTGCCCCTACCCGGAACTCGACGGGCGGGACGTGGAGCCGGGCACCCGCCACCTCTGGTTGACCGACGGCGGAGCGCCGCTGGCGTACCTGCGGATCCTTGCCGACCCCGACGGCGTCGCCCGGATCGGTCGGGTGGTGGTGGCTCCGGCGGCGCGCGGCGGCGGGCAGGCGGGCCGGCTGATGACGGCGGCCTTGGACCTGGTCGGCGACCGGCCCTGCGTCCTGGAGGCCCAGTCACACCTGGTCGGTTTCTACACCCGGCACGGCTTCGCGGTGAGCGGCCCGGAGTACGTGGAGGACGGCATCCCGCACACCCCGATGCGCCGCACCGCGGGGCCCGCACCGACGACGCCAACCATTGACGTCTGA
- a CDS encoding lytic polysaccharide monooxygenase auxiliary activity family 9 protein, which produces MSTLARSPRVLRPLAIAAAATLLLTTALSVALVQPASAHGSVVDPASRNYSCWQRWGSEFQNPRMATEDPMCWQAWQADPQAMWNWNGLFREGVAGNHQAAVPNGQLCSGGHTQNGRYNALDTIGAWKATPVSNNFRLRFFDQASHGADYIRVYVTKQGFNSSTEALGWDDLELAGQIGNTPASQWNPDTGGVSIQIPVSAPGRTGRHIVYTVWQASHLDQSYYLCSDVDFSGGTSTPSPTTPPPTTPPPTTPPPTTPPPTTPPPSTPPPSTPVPAGACYATYQITGQWAGGFQAEVKVTAGANSPTQSWSVSWNYNNGQQVASAWSANLTTNGTLVTARNVNYNGALAGGASTTFGFLGSWTGSNPVPLVSCTKTS; this is translated from the coding sequence ATGTCCACTCTCGCCCGATCACCACGCGTGCTCCGGCCACTCGCCATCGCGGCGGCCGCCACGCTCCTGCTGACCACCGCGCTGAGCGTCGCGCTGGTCCAGCCCGCCTCCGCGCACGGCTCGGTCGTCGACCCGGCCTCGCGCAACTACAGCTGCTGGCAACGCTGGGGCAGTGAGTTCCAGAATCCCCGGATGGCCACCGAGGACCCGATGTGCTGGCAGGCCTGGCAGGCCGACCCGCAGGCCATGTGGAACTGGAACGGCCTGTTCCGCGAGGGTGTGGCCGGTAACCACCAGGCCGCCGTCCCCAACGGCCAGCTGTGCAGCGGCGGGCACACCCAGAACGGTCGCTACAACGCGCTGGACACCATCGGCGCGTGGAAGGCCACCCCGGTCTCGAACAACTTCCGGCTGCGCTTCTTCGACCAGGCCAGCCACGGCGCCGACTACATCCGGGTGTACGTGACCAAGCAGGGCTTCAACTCGTCGACCGAGGCGCTCGGCTGGGACGACCTGGAGCTGGCTGGCCAGATCGGCAACACCCCGGCGTCGCAGTGGAACCCGGACACCGGCGGGGTCTCCATCCAGATCCCGGTCAGCGCCCCGGGTCGCACCGGGCGGCACATCGTCTACACCGTGTGGCAGGCAAGCCACCTGGACCAGTCGTACTACCTGTGCAGTGACGTGGACTTCTCCGGTGGCACGAGCACCCCGTCGCCCACCACGCCGCCGCCGACGACCCCGCCGCCGACGACTCCGCCCCCCACCACTCCCCCGCCCACGACCCCGCCGCCGAGCACGCCTCCGCCGAGCACTCCCGTGCCGGCCGGCGCCTGCTACGCGACGTACCAGATCACCGGCCAGTGGGCCGGTGGCTTCCAGGCCGAGGTGAAGGTGACCGCGGGAGCCAACTCGCCGACCCAGAGCTGGTCGGTGAGTTGGAACTACAACAACGGTCAACAGGTCGCGTCCGCGTGGAGCGCCAACCTCACCACCAACGGCACGCTTGTCACCGCGCGCAACGTGAACTACAACGGCGCCCTGGCCGGCGGAGCGAGCACCACGTTCGGCTTCCTCGGCTCGTGGACCGGAAGCAACCCCGTTCCCCTGGTCTCCTGTACGAAGACCAGTTGA
- the hemQ gene encoding hydrogen peroxide-dependent heme synthase, translating to MTEQTNAARLRELNDSIRYTMWSVFRASAPLPSLRDNVTGEVESLFEELAGKDVVIRGVYDVSGLRADADVMIWWHSASSDALQDAYLRFRRTTLGRALTPVWSQMALHRPAEFNKSHIPAFLAGEEARPYLCVYPFVRSYEWYLLPDAERREMLAEHGKMARGYPDVRANTVASFALGDYEWMLAFEADELHRIVDLMRDLRASGARRHVREEVPFYTGRRRSVGEIVNCLV from the coding sequence ATGACCGAGCAGACCAACGCGGCCCGGTTGCGGGAGCTGAACGACAGCATCCGCTACACGATGTGGTCGGTGTTCCGGGCCAGCGCCCCGCTGCCCTCGCTGCGGGACAACGTCACGGGCGAGGTCGAGTCCCTCTTCGAGGAGCTGGCCGGCAAGGACGTGGTGATCCGGGGCGTGTACGACGTCTCCGGGCTGCGCGCCGACGCGGACGTGATGATCTGGTGGCACTCCGCGTCGAGCGACGCGCTGCAGGACGCGTACCTGCGGTTCCGCCGCACCACGCTGGGTCGGGCGCTCACCCCGGTCTGGTCGCAGATGGCGCTGCACCGGCCGGCGGAGTTCAACAAGAGCCACATCCCGGCGTTCCTGGCCGGCGAGGAGGCCCGCCCCTATCTGTGCGTCTACCCGTTCGTGCGCTCCTACGAGTGGTACCTGCTGCCCGACGCCGAGCGGCGCGAGATGCTTGCCGAGCACGGCAAGATGGCCCGCGGCTACCCCGACGTACGGGCCAACACCGTCGCTTCGTTCGCGCTTGGCGACTACGAGTGGATGCTCGCGTTCGAGGCCGACGAGCTGCACCGGATCGTCGACCTGATGCGGGACCTGCGCGCCTCCGGCGCCCGGCGGCACGTCCGCGAGGAGGTCCCGTTCTACACGGGCCGCCGCCGCTCGGTCGGCGAGATCGTCAACTGCCTGGTCTGA
- the hemG gene encoding protoporphyrinogen oxidase, translating to MRQPWRVAVVGGGIAGLAAAVRLRDRAPEGTQITVYEQSGAVGGKLRTGTLAGAPVEFGAESFLMRDPAGAQSAAVALAHRLGLADRIVHPSVGQAALVVDGGLRPIPGGTLVGVPGDLERVAAVARPAAGADTDGGRPLVGPDADVSVGALVRSRFGDEVVDRLVDPMLGGVYAGRADDLSLVTTMPALARTARVEHTLIGAVRAAQAAAPRAPGAPVFGTLAGGLSTLVEAAVTASGATVRRDAAVRELTPTGTGWRLTVGPTRNPELVDVDAVVLAVPARPAARLLAGPAPVAAAAVGELDYASVALVTLALPQPPLPELSGFLVPSTEGLLIKAATFFTTKWGHLRRPDGLALVRASVGRYGEEAHLQRPDADLAATVHRELSAVLGAPLPAPVDGHVQRWGGALPQYAPGHADRVSGARTALRAAHPTLVLAGAGYDGVGIPVCVRSGETAADEIITALGGSAR from the coding sequence ATGCGGCAGCCCTGGCGGGTGGCGGTGGTCGGCGGCGGGATCGCCGGGCTGGCCGCCGCGGTCCGGCTGCGCGACCGCGCGCCGGAGGGCACCCAGATCACGGTGTACGAGCAGTCCGGCGCGGTCGGCGGCAAGCTGCGTACCGGGACGTTGGCCGGTGCGCCCGTGGAGTTCGGCGCCGAGTCGTTCCTGATGCGTGACCCGGCCGGGGCGCAGAGCGCGGCGGTGGCGTTGGCGCACCGGCTCGGGCTTGCCGACCGGATCGTGCACCCCAGCGTCGGGCAGGCCGCGCTTGTCGTCGACGGGGGGCTGCGCCCCATCCCGGGCGGGACCCTGGTGGGCGTACCCGGGGATCTGGAGCGGGTGGCCGCTGTCGCGCGCCCGGCCGCGGGCGCCGACACCGACGGCGGTCGGCCGCTGGTCGGGCCGGACGCGGACGTCTCGGTGGGCGCGCTGGTCCGGTCCCGTTTCGGGGACGAGGTGGTCGACCGGCTGGTCGACCCCATGCTGGGCGGCGTGTACGCGGGCCGCGCCGACGACCTGTCCCTGGTCACCACGATGCCGGCGCTGGCCCGCACGGCCCGCGTGGAGCACACCCTCATCGGCGCGGTCCGGGCGGCGCAGGCCGCCGCGCCGCGCGCGCCTGGCGCCCCGGTCTTCGGCACTCTGGCCGGCGGGTTGAGCACCCTGGTCGAGGCGGCGGTGACGGCCAGCGGCGCGACGGTACGACGGGACGCCGCCGTGCGCGAGTTGACCCCGACCGGCACCGGTTGGCGGCTCACCGTCGGCCCCACGCGTAATCCCGAGCTCGTCGACGTGGACGCCGTGGTGCTTGCGGTGCCGGCCCGGCCGGCGGCCCGGCTGCTCGCCGGCCCGGCCCCGGTGGCCGCCGCGGCCGTGGGCGAGCTTGACTACGCGAGCGTCGCGCTTGTCACCCTGGCGTTGCCGCAGCCGCCGCTGCCCGAGCTGTCCGGCTTCCTGGTGCCGAGCACCGAGGGGCTGCTGATCAAGGCGGCCACGTTCTTCACCACCAAGTGGGGGCACCTGCGTCGGCCGGACGGGCTGGCGTTGGTGCGCGCCTCGGTGGGCCGCTACGGCGAGGAGGCGCACCTCCAGCGCCCGGACGCGGACCTGGCCGCGACCGTGCACCGGGAGTTGTCGGCGGTGCTCGGCGCCCCGCTGCCCGCCCCGGTCGACGGGCACGTGCAGCGGTGGGGCGGCGCGCTGCCCCAGTACGCCCCGGGGCACGCCGACCGGGTGAGTGGCGCGCGCACGGCGCTGCGGGCGGCGCATCCCACACTGGTCCTGGCCGGCGCCGGCTACGACGGTGTCGGCATACCGGTCTGCGTCCGCTCCGGCGAGACGGCGGCCGACGAGATCATCACAGCACTGGGAGGATCGGCGAGATGA
- the hemE gene encoding uroporphyrinogen decarboxylase, giving the protein MTTDTTGTAARDGHPRPGGPADSPFIRACRRRPGPHTPVWFMRQAGRSLPEYREIRASVPMLESCRRPELVTEITLQPVRRHGVDAAILFSDIVVPVAAAGIDLDIVPGTGPVVAEPIRAAADVERIRLIGRDDVSYVDEAVRQLVVELGDTPLIGFAGAPFTLASYLVEGGPSRTHAKTKALMYGDPELWHALCGRLAEVTLAFLRVQIEAGVSAVQLFDSWAGALSEADYRRYVLPHSTAVLSGLADAGVPRIHFGVGTAELLGAMGEAGADVVGVDWRTPLDVATHRIGPDKAVQGNLDPTVLLAPWPVVEAEVRRILAQGRAAPGHVFNLGHGVLPETDPDVLTRVVALVHEVSSRRADQG; this is encoded by the coding sequence ATGACCACGGACACCACGGGCACTGCCGCCCGAGACGGACACCCGCGCCCCGGCGGCCCTGCCGACTCGCCCTTCATCCGGGCCTGTCGGCGTCGGCCCGGCCCGCACACCCCGGTCTGGTTCATGCGCCAGGCCGGCCGCTCGCTGCCGGAGTACCGGGAGATCAGGGCCAGCGTGCCGATGCTGGAGTCCTGTCGTCGCCCGGAGCTGGTAACCGAGATCACCCTCCAGCCGGTGCGTCGGCACGGGGTCGACGCGGCCATTCTGTTCAGCGACATCGTGGTGCCGGTCGCCGCGGCCGGGATCGACCTGGACATCGTGCCGGGCACCGGCCCGGTCGTGGCCGAGCCGATCCGCGCCGCCGCCGACGTCGAGCGGATCCGCCTGATCGGCCGCGACGACGTCTCGTACGTGGACGAGGCCGTCCGCCAGCTGGTGGTCGAGCTGGGCGACACCCCGTTGATCGGCTTCGCCGGCGCACCGTTCACCCTGGCCAGCTACCTGGTCGAGGGGGGCCCGTCGCGGACCCACGCGAAGACCAAGGCGCTGATGTACGGCGATCCCGAGCTGTGGCACGCGCTCTGCGGCCGGCTGGCCGAGGTGACGCTTGCCTTCCTCCGGGTGCAGATCGAGGCCGGCGTGTCCGCCGTGCAGCTGTTCGACTCGTGGGCCGGCGCGCTCTCCGAGGCCGACTACCGCCGCTACGTGCTGCCGCACTCGACTGCAGTGCTCAGCGGGTTGGCTGACGCCGGCGTGCCGCGCATCCACTTCGGGGTGGGCACCGCCGAGCTGCTCGGCGCGATGGGCGAGGCCGGCGCGGACGTGGTCGGCGTCGACTGGCGTACGCCGCTGGACGTGGCCACGCACCGGATCGGCCCGGACAAGGCGGTGCAGGGCAACCTGGACCCGACAGTGCTGCTCGCGCCGTGGCCGGTGGTGGAGGCCGAGGTGCGCCGGATCCTGGCCCAGGGGCGGGCGGCTCCCGGGCACGTGTTCAACCTCGGCCACGGTGTGCTGCCGGAGACCGACCCGGACGTGCTGACCCGGGTGGTCGCGCTCGTGCACGAGGTCTCCAGCCGCCGGGCCGACCAGGGCTGA